The following proteins are co-located in the Leptidea sinapis chromosome 30, ilLepSina1.1, whole genome shotgun sequence genome:
- the LOC126973723 gene encoding ER membrane protein complex subunit 10 — translation MTALFFLNLLIIQYATCLDYDGWLNIKIDHSINCKGEKFCNRGNVSLKSIRAGNALIDQIPFTTEHIDELKNIAALDGFYTLRTLVTTADSKETEFLSSIKAQAFLQNALSDVISAWVMPNGEVIAVTFQVSNSSHSILLEKEAEYNLSSNFYLRYVDQAPVPDTASYIQKLDREREAREKGELKDNRSFLAKYWMYIVPIAIFVMISGASNPEGAAPASR, via the exons ATGACGGCGctgttttttcttaatttattgataattcaatatgcG ACCTGCCTTGACTATGATGGTTGgttgaatataaaaatagatcATTCTATTAATTGCAAAGGAGAAAAATTTTGCAATCGTGGTAATGTATCATTAAAAAGCATTCGTGCGGGTAATGCTTTAATAGATCAAATCCCATTTACAACTGAACACATTGATGAATTAAAG aaCATTGCTGCACTGGATGGATTTTACACTCTTCGGACATTGGTGACCACTGCTGATAGTAAAGAAACTGAATTTTTATCATCCATAAAGGCACAGGCATTTCTTCAAAATGCATTATCAGATGTTATCAGTGCTTGGGTGATGCCAAATGGTGAAGTTATAGCAGTTACCTTTCAAGTATCAAATTCAAGTCATTCTATTTTACTTGAAAAAGAAGCAGAATATAATTTGAGTTCAAATTTCTATCTTCGATATGTGGATCAGGCACCTGT ACCAGATACAGCTTCTTATATACAAAAGTTAGATAGAGAAAGAGAAGCAAGAGAAAAGGGTGAATTAAAAGACAATAGATCATTCTTAGCAaaatat TGGATGTACATTGTGCCCATTGCAATATTTGTCATGATCTCTGGAGCCAGCAACCCAGAAGGAGCTGCACCTGCTTCACGTTAG
- the LOC126973699 gene encoding DEAD-box helicase Dbp80: MAQWGQKAEELEISNKVAGLGLNKKTSEKTEDDPDAANPAEASLLMKIIRQGLVESKLDIEIQRKDPNSPLYSVKTFEALHLKPNLLKGVYALGFNAPSKIQETALPTLLADPPQNMIAQSQSGTGKTAAFVLAMLSRVDPAKNYPQVLCLSPTYELAIQTGEVAAKMAKFCPEIKLKYAVRGEEVKKGSKITDHILIGTPGKMLDWGVKFNMFDLQKIKVFVLDEADVMIDRQGHQDQCIRIHKCLPPTCQMMFFSATYDSAVMEFAEIIVPNPIIIRLLREEESLDNIKQYYVKCKSADDKYRAICNIYGVITIGQAIIFCHTRKTASWLSEKMSRDGHSVAVLSGELTVEQRIAVLDRFRGGLEKVLITTNVLSRGIDVEQVTLVVNFDMPMDLDKKADCETYLHRIGRTGRFGKAGIAINLIDSPQAMNICLDIEAHFGKKIHLLDIEDAEEIEKIGA; this comes from the coding sequence ATGGCACAGTGGGGTCAAAAAGCGGAAGAATTAGAAATTTCTAACAAAGTCGCTGGCTTAGGCTTGAATAAGAAAACATCTGAAAAAACAGAAGATGATCCTGATGCAGCCAATCCAGCCGAAGCCTCATTACTCATGAAGATTATTCGGCAGGGTCTTGTTGAATCAAAATTGGATATTGAAATACAGAGAAAGGATCCCAATTCACCTCTGTATTCAGTTAAAACTTTTGAGGCATTACACTTAAAACCAAATTTGCTTAAAGGTGTTTATGCTTTGGGTTTCAATGCTCCCTCGAAAATACAAGAAACTGCATTACCCACACTTCTAGCTGATCCACCTCAAAATATGATAGCTCAATCACAGTCAGGTACAGGCAAAACAGCTGCTTTTGTACTAGCTATGTTGAGTCGAGTTGATCCTGCTAAAAATTACCCACAAGTATTGTGTCTTAGCCCTACTTATGAGCTTGCTATACAAACTGGAGAGGTTGCAGCAAAGATGGCAAAATTTTGTCCAGAAATTAAACTGAAGTATGCAGTAAGAGGTGAAGAAGTTAAAAAAGGATCAAAGATAACAGACCATATATTAATTGGAACACCTGGGAAAATGCTTGACTGGGGTGTAAAGTTTAATATGTTCGATCTAcagaaaataaaagtatttgtgttGGATGAAGCTGATGTCATGATAGATAGACAGGGACATCAAGACCAGTGTATTCGTATTCATAAATGCTTACCTCCAACTTGTCAAATGATGTTCTTCTCTGCTACATATGATAGTGCTGTGATGGAATTTGCTGAAATAATTGTTCCCAATCCTATAATAATTAGATTATTAAGAGAAGAGGAATCCTTAGATAACATTAAACAATACTATGTCAAATGCAAAAGTGCTGACGACAAGTATAGGGCTATCTGTAATATATATGGAGTGATAACAATTGGCCAAGCTATAATATTTTGTCATACCAGAAAAACTGCTAGTTGGCTATCAGAAAAAATGTCCCGCGATGGGCATTCAGTAGCTGTTCTATCTGGTGAGTTAACTGTTGAACAAAGAATAGCTGTGCTTGATAGATTTAGAGGGGGTCTTGAAAAAGTACTCATTACTACCAATGTTTTATCCCGAGGCATAGATGTTGAACAAGTTACATTAGTTGTTAACTTTGATATGCCCATGGATTTAGATAAAAAGGCAGATTGTGAAACATACTTGCATAGGATTGGACGTACTGGCAGGTTCGGGAAAGCCGGTATAGCAATTAACCTTATTGATTCTCCTCAGgctatgaatatttgtttagaTATTGAAGCACACTTTGGAAAGAAAATTCATTTGTTGGATATTGAAGATGCAgaagaaattgaaaaaattggTGCATAA